CCATCCTGGGTAGATCCGCCCATAGTATGACCAAGCCGTTATAAACGGAACTTCCATCATTAATGACACTAAACGGTTCCTTTAAAGACGCTAACAGTCAGACATAAAGAATGTAGCATTAAACTACATTTAAGGGCATTAAATGAGGGATTACTCCAATGGTTACAGAATccaatataaatacccccactACGAGGTATTCTAGGTACACAGattattctaaccctactttGTGATTATTGTTTTATTCTCAAGATtattactgactttagcatcggagtgcccccggccgatcccaacggcgacCCACAGGGAAGATCTCCAGTCAGAGATAATCAGTAGGATATCAAATGTAATACATAAAAatcagcaaaagaaaaagaaaataggaaGGGAAAAGATTTGTGTACCTATGATTGAAAGATTGAGAGCTTGATTCCGGATATCTTTGAGCTTTGAGAGAAGAAAAAtgtcaaaaacaaaagaaataagcgtaaaagatgaagaagaactacagttgataaaaaaatttgagaGTTTCAATGGatttaaaattctaaaaatcctgCATGATTCTGAtcctattatttttattagaaaaaaatatgatatttaATAAAACCATTCTTTtatacacaaattttattttttgctatttatttatttatgcacaaaagaggGGAACAATTGTTagcctaaataaataaattttatttatttatgtaaataaaagcaTATAGTTAATTGTAGAATAAGGTTGCGATGGAatgaaaattatataaaaaaaatacaaacaaaaagaaaaaaaaatatatttcgtGTAGGACTCGGCGAGACCTACACTCGTATCGTCGAGACCTACCCCTTCCAAGAGATCGTTTCGATCGACTCAGCTTCTCTAAACGCGTACCGAACGACACCAAATCTAACCCACGAAACCTAAATACCCTACTTACATCTATGCCTAACCCCAACTTATCTCTAACCACAAATTAATTGAATGAGGTGGTATGAAAGTTAGGAAAGTTGAGGGAAGTTAGGAAGAGGTTAGTCGTAGTTAGTGAAAGTTATGGAcgttatacacttgtcaaatgATGAGCAATTTCTGAGAGAACATTAAAGAAATTAGGTCGAATTAATTACCTCAAATTCTACCATAAAATGCTATAAATAGACCTTCAATCTGTCATTAAAACTCACTCATTCAACACATCAAAACACCTTCCTAAAGGTCCCTTTTGATGCTCTCTCTTTGAGTTATTAGTTCTTAAGTTCTTAGTTTTGTTCTCTCAAGTTCTTAATTCTAATTCCTTTTtgggaaaaatacaaaaataaaccttgtggttacactcattttcgaacaacacccatatggtttaaaagtttgcaaagtggtaccatgtacttcattccgttagcaaacataggCATTTTTATCTAACAATGTTAAAAAAGCTGACTTGGCAGTCAAAGTCAAAAAGTTAGAGGGGCATTTTTGtcctttcatttattttatattttctaatttattatacttttaaaaatttaaatgtcACCCAGTAGACAGTTGACATAACATTTTCCATCTCCCTCTCACGTATTTCTCCCAAGCTTCATCTTCTACAAGCTTCTCCAGCAATGGCCATGGCTGAAATTTTGACTGTTTCCACCGTACTCTCCTCCACTACCATCAAGAAGGAATAAACCCAAAATAAAATGAACCTTTCAGTGTCTCCTCCGCCTCCAATCGTAATCGACCTGAAGAAACCAGGCTCCAACATTCAGCAGGAGTCCGGTTTGTGGATTCCGGGAACGAGTGATGACCAAAGATCGTAGCAGTGGTAGCATTAGCCGGAACAGGCACATGCTTACCCTTAGCAGGATAGATTGGTTGAGCGCCATCAATCGGATTAAGCATTGAATTGAGATTTTCGAGCAATGCCAAAATCCCAGGGATATTGGGAATAATGTGATGCACAGGAGCATCAAGCATAAATTGTTCTCTTCTATTCGGGCCGGGAGAAGCCGGGAGGGTAGGGAAAACTTCCCCATAGTTAGCGATTTCAGGTTGGGAGCAGCAAAGAGTCTTGAAAAGCGTCAGAAGTGGATCAGAAATCGGAAGGGTTTCAGGTGGATAGGAAGAAAGAAAACGATTCAATGTAATGTGTGACTCGGCGTTAAGGTGTTTAGCGTGATTCATAGCACGCAGACACTGAATAAGGAAGACGACTCCATAGTAGAGACGAAGGATGTATGGATGATAATCAGGAAAATTTCGAGGAAAGTAGAAATCGTCAACGAGAAAGTTGTTGATTTGATGAATGATATAATCCATCATCAGAGAGGAAGCGGCATAGGAAGAGGTAGACTTCCTAGATTTGTAATTGATCTTTACACCGTGATATGATCTAAGCATTTCAGACCGATCATCGGGAGGAGCTGAGGAGCAACCAAGCTTCACGAACAATCGGAGCTGATGATAGTGATGGtggaaagaaaaacaacaaaaatggaGTTTGGTCgaggatgaagatgaaagaATTAGAAAATGAGTTGGAGAGGGGAAAGATAGAGGTGTCCATTATCTATTGGATaagatttaaatttttaaaaatataataaattagaaaatataaaataaatgaaaggaTAAAAATGCCCCTCTAACCTTTTGACTTTGACTGCCAAGTCAGcttttttaacactgttagatAAAAATGcctatgtttgctaacggaatgaagtacatggtaccactttgcaaacttttaaaccacatgggtgtggttcgaaaatgagtgtaaccacaaggtttatttttgtacttttcccttccTTTTTTCTAGCTTGTTTTACCTTCAATTCAAATTTTAATAGCTCCTTTTCAAGTTCTTTCTATTTAATTTAGCATTCCGAAGTCTAAAGTTCTCAATTCCTTAGCTAGAATcattttccaaattaatttttccagctCTTTCCAGTTATTTTTCAAGCCCGATTTCGCCTATTCAAGTCTGCTTTGTCTTGGATCCCTTCTAAACATGTGTTCTTGACTTCCTGAAGTTAAATCTAGCCTTTTATTTTGCCAAATTCCGTGTCCATAAACTCTGCTTACAAGTCAATCTTTGCACCTCAAATCTTTTTAGACATTGTGTTTCCAGCTTTTAGTATAATTTTCATAGCGATTTTCCAAACCCATTTTAGACCATTTAAAGTCcattttagccttcgatcccttctaAACATTTATTCTTGACTTCCTGAAATTAAATTTAGTCTTTTACTTTGCTTGATTTCGTGTTCGTAAGCACTCATACGGTCCCTCCGAAGTCGAATGTCAAATCTACCATATACTTGCCTACTACAAATCAAAAATTTGCTAGATCAATTTCGCTCTTGTCAACCGACCGTAGTGCTCCAAAGACCTCAAGCCGACACCAAATTCAACGTCTAACCAAGATAGCTATTATGACTCTGAgtttgttgaatttcaatttattgttattgcatttcaattcattaggtattgatttgtttttttctccaaatcaattgatttatctatatgtttagtataaaaatatttcaattgtaaaccatttcatttttttattttactttgtaCACATGTTACTTTGAACACATGTACTCAAACTTAcatttatatcaataaatatccATTTTTCCAATTCTCATatcaatttcgcacttttatttcctttattttacaCGTCTTTAATTTAATcgcattagtttaaataaaatcaaattatcaaGCGATGTTTTTATAACGGCACTAGAAAATCATTGCGTctctcgccaatcgcttcgttagatttcaagtttttaCACGCAATTTCATAAACTTAACTAtccattttaattgagaaataatttctccgACACGCCCGCACCTTAACCACAAGTGACAAGATTGAAAATTACCATATTCAcaaaatatcactaacaatATCCAACGAGACATCTCGCTCAATTTGGCTTTCTTATAGATACACTTATCATAATTCAAAGATTTTATCATTCCCGAAACAACTTTAACAACTATAAACACATATACACCATACTCACCATACTTTAAtagaagggttaaggtgcaacaatacccctaacgttttgggtcatgagcaattttacccataacgttaataaattgggtcaatttgagaaataattcatcaaactgtcttctcggtcatgaatcttgttatctacacttcatacgtgtatcattttatcagtaacaaatcacaaacattcgttgggatgtgaaaaaatataaaaaaatatactgtctttttgtacggattagataaaaaaaatgcaaaaaatccaccgaatttataaatgtaatctctataaattaataatattaggattataaaattttattaatttatagagagaTTAATTTATCAAGTACTAATTTATTGAACTGGCCCAAATCGGAACCATAAgatattattttaaagaaattattaatttataaagattTTACTGTATAAACAAATATTCTCTAAAGTTGAGAAGCACAATAATTGGTGGTTTACTCCAAGAactagatattttatttttcctcaACTAtgaatttgtttttattttttgaaattcaaaTATAACATACCAAAAATACATCACCAAAGAATATTTGCTGAAAAAACTTGGATGTAAAATCCACCACTAGTGAAATTACCATTCATCACGTCCATCTTTTAAGTTCATATAGGTGAAGAGAACATATCGATAAAAGACATGAGATAATAGTCTAACATAACATTTAATTAATCCACTGATAAATCTCAAAATAATTTCTAGGAGCAGAAATAAACTACATATTGCAAAAATATGCCTGTAGAAAAAGACATCTAGGTGTTTGTTGCCCTTGTGTAGATCTGCTGGCTGGCATGTGCAGAGACCATTCTGATCAAACCTCGTGCCATCAATTCTCTTATGGCCCTCCTCGCTAGTGACCCATTAATCTGTTGGGTACATATATCGAATCTAATAAGAAAATATAGAACACAGAACATACACAAAAAAACTTGGCACTTGACATCAATTAACTCTCTTTTTCTAGAAAGAGCATTAACTCTTAAATGTTATAACAATGTACTTGAAGGAAATAACAGCATTTAATATTTAAAGAACATGACAAGTCTTACTCCAGAGCTACAAAGGTATGAATTTTTGCTGTTATGTGACCGGAATATAACAACATCAAATTTAGAGAGTTGCTTGTTACAAACTAATAAGCAAATCTCTCTCACCATACGTCAATAATAAAATCATTAACATATACTTGGGGATACTGAACTGTTGAACTTACTAACATTTACTGTAACTGAGGGTCAAAAAGaactaaaaataattgataCAAGCAGTTGGCAGTAACGACTTAAAAAAACTCAGAATTTTGATAACATGACAAAACAAAACCAGGAGTTGCAAGATTTGCTGCTAAAGGCACTAGGTGCACTAGGATCCAGGCCTTTCACTTCACCTCAGAACTCTGAAACAGCGCCCACATAGGCAGGCCTTTGGGCTCCTTTCTATAATTAAAAAGTGCACCTCGGCGGGTCTCTGTGACAATGAGAAATTCTACTATACTCCAAGTTCAATACACCCGTCCAATCAAATAAAGACACTTGTACATGCTTATTTCTTAACACCAATCATCTCCCTATTAATTGGTATCCATCCCTCTTTTGATTGGTCGGATGTATTACAGCCCATGTATAGTAGAAGTTCTCCTGCCacaatagtaataataaataacaacaGCTTATGAAGTTGGAGCTTTTAGGTTAAGCGCTAAGAACATATCCAACACTAATTAGCTATTTGACtctctaaaataatataaaacattAGCTGGTCAAAATTTAGCTAGCCAAGCTTATGTTTTGCTCCAACCATGCTAGCTACTTGACactctattttattattaaaagtaaataaattcaaaaaagaagaaatgaaTAAAGGAGGaaacaaagaaaaaagagaaaatgtgaATGAAAATACAAAAAGTTACTAGCAAAAGGAACTAGCCAAATTAAGCTAGTAAGAAAGGCTAGTTAAATAGTTTAGAGAGCCATATCATCATGATGGAGTGCCTCACTCTCTAGATGGCTTGCTAATTTGATAATTTAGAGAGTCATATCAacctattggagatgctcttacaaTAATGTCCTTTAATTATTTTCTACCCGCTAGCCTCAAGTCACCACATCCAAGCAATTATCTACAAGTTGGAGCTTTTAGGTTAAGCTCTTATATGACAATATATTCCAATCACACCTCGCCAAACAGGCACCAGTACATAGTCTGCTTAACCATAAAGCCATTAGGTTTAGGCCCCATATTTTTCAAGGGCTCCAAATTTTATAAACAACATATGTTTTAGTCCATAAAAAGATCAATGCATTGATAACTCAAAATAATAAGTTACTATAATAAATATCAACATTTAAGTAGAAACTCCGTAAACCTAAATAATTACTATAAATTATTTAGCACTTAACAGCAATTTAgttttctataattttttataacaaatattaataaattagaaGCATGGTTTCTTAgtacctttttcttttctttatttgtttaaaGATAAAGAACAATATTAGCtagcctcttcatcttctctttTCTACCAGTTACAAGTTAATATAAGAAATTAATATGAAAGTTTAATTAAAGAACTTGTGTCCAAAAAATCTAGAAaaacaaattttatataaaaaaaaaaacataaatcttTTTTCAACTTGTATAATTTACAAAATGCCTGATTGAATAATTCGTTTTAGTCCTCTCCAGACCTGGAGCCATCCCTCACTAGTACATGAGCAATTTCATTAAATGTAAATTGcatcttccaaacctcttttaCTCTTTTCTTTTACCTAATCACCTAACTTTCTCAAAATCGCTTTGTCTATATAAAACACTTAATTAAGGCCAATAAGATCGAAACCTCATATTTTAAACATGTAGAAGAAAACTAATTTGGGTTGGGGAAGAATAATTAGATGAATTTCTGCCTGGAACCATGAAAAATGTAGAGAATTTGAAAAACGAATTTGCTTTTAAGAGCATCAAATCATTTCGGTGCAACAAATCTTAAACTCAAGCTCTTTAACAAATTGCAGGAGTAATGGATCAAATTAACGATAAGAAAATATTACTCTGAGACGATCGGAGAGGATAGAGGGAGTGATAAGCTTATACTTGGGGGCTTCAGAGAGGAGCTTGTCATAGGTGGCTTGGTCGAACAATACCATGTTGTTTACCTTCTCCTTTTGCTTCCCTTTGCtccacttcttcttcttctgcttcccTCCTCCAGATTTCGCCGGCTTTGATGACGGCGGTGGAGCCTTCTCCTTCTTTGGCGCCTAAAAGAAcaatcagaaatcagaaatcatTTTCCAGGAAATATTATGGAGGGATCAGATCTGTTGCCTACCATTGATTAGATAGGTAGAGAGATACGAAACAATAGCAACTGCAGATGTAGAGGATGCAGAGAGTGTTGGAGCAGCGGTGCATTTTATATGGCCAACGATTAGGGTTTTATTGGGACAATAGTTTTTCGGGTTTTGCTCCAAATCCTACATGAAGCCCATTGTAGCCCagtaaaaaatacatatatttaaattttaggAAAAAGTACCCCAAAAAAATGTTGTTGTTACATCTGCTTGATCCGCAACTTTATGGTTTAAAATTTTTACAAATTAGTATCTTGAAGTTTATTCTGTTAGTAAACATATGCTGAAttgattaacggtgttaaaaaaatcaaaagtcaaaggaaaacgagttaattttatctttatatctatttattttataaaccaACCtcatttattatctaattatcacagacaaaatccaaaataaaaaataaaaatcaattacatcatcttctttctctctcattaatttcttatttttcttattctttctctctcttctttattctctttgttaatttttctctcCCTAAAATCAAGAATTAAATATAGAAATGAGAAGAGAAATGGTACAAACAATTTCTATCATGGTTTACGATTTACAAACGTTTCTTCCAGTAACCGAGATCGGTCATTGTGAGATATTCGGAGCAAATCTGGACTCTGCAATTCTGGCGACGAAATTGAAGTGGGTAGAAGAATACGGCGTCACCGGAATTCTAATTCTGCTTCTTTTGTCCATGGATTCTGTAATTTCTTTTGATCTGCTCCAATTCATCTAAAAAAGAACTGCTCTGAATATTTTCGCCACTGACGTGAGGTTGTTAACCACTTAAATGAAACTTTAATTGattggtattttttttaaataatgttaagttttattaacttaaatcagatTAAAGAATATTACTAAGAAATGATGGTGGACATCCCACTCACCCCGAACAAATACAAAATTGACCGCTTTTGCTATAGCATGGGCAGTCGAATTCGTTGAACGCTTAATAAAGGAGATAGAGCACAGTTTCCagcaagaaaatttaaattcaATCGGATTGTCTCGTCATAAGACAATTCAAATAGGTTTAGAAGGTCCTTCGTTTTTCGtggatattatttttttattggtaTTATTTCACTTTTAATGGTTAAATTGAATAGAAAAGTTTTGAAAATGTTTCATCCATAATTAAATAGTGTTGATtttgtttaaaaataataaatcgtgaatttgaaattaaaaagATTTTCTGATTTATTTAATTGTAAGTAAAGATAGGGTGATGGTAAAGAGAAAGGCCGGACATCCcgactaggtcggcacccccaGCCAAACAACCCAAACCCGGacccgaatattattaaaaagcaAACGAAGAGTAtacaaaggaataaagaaacaGAAAGAGGAGAACAGAGCAAAACTAAATTCTAAACTATTCAACCGAACTATAATCCtcataaatgaaagaattacaAAACGATGGAGAAGTATTCCACCAAACCAAATTAGGGATAGTCGCTCCGTGCTTCGCTAAGGCATCGGCAACTCGATTCCCTTCTTGATAAATGTGAGAGATGACCACACACATATGTTGAAGATGGAACAAGCAATCAAACCACGCAGCACGCACTTCCCAAGGCACCTTGTGAGATTTAGATTTTAAAATATGAACCACAAAGCTCGAATCACATTCAATCCACAGTGAGTGCCAACCTTTATCCCAAGCAATTTTGATTGCAAAAATGGAAGCCCGAAGCTCGGCAATATAAGCGAGCGAAGTCTGAACAGGAAATGCAAACGAACCTCGCGGGAAACCACGAGTAGTACGAAAAACACCACCAGCCCCAGCAATCACTCGATTGCCAAAAACAGATCCATCTGAATTAACCTTAATCCAACAAGGGGGAGGAGCTCGCCAAATGACGGAAATGATCTTAGGAATGCCCGGACGTCTAGCGTCAAGGGAGAGATGCTTCAGAACCGCATAATCCTTTAAACAATTAGAAACTGTTCCGCGAGAAAAGACATTTGCTTCCCGAATGAGAGCCCAAAGTCGGCGAAGACAGAAAAAATGCTAGCAGTCTCGCCTTCAAAAAAAGACAAATTTCTCGTGCACCAAATTAGCCAAACATTGTTTACAATTGCCGAATTCCATAAAGCTCGAATCTGCATACTGAACTTAGCCTCAATAGCATCCATAATTAACTCTTTGAGAGTGCCATCCAATTTTATCTGAGTCTGAAAAATGGAGGCAATCGAGGTCCACAATGCTTTAGAAAAACGGCAATGAACAAACAGGTGATCCAAATCCTCGTAGGCTAATAAACACAATGAGCAACGAGAAATAATATTCAACCCTTTACGCCTTAAAATGTCATGAGTAGGAACATACCCCCTATAGGCACGCCAAAAAAGCATAGAATGTGAAAGAGGAATAAAAGGCTGCCAAATAAAGCTGCACCAGCGAATTGGCTGGTACAAGGTAAGGGATTTAACATATTTCTTGACCGCAAATTCCCCATCAACCGCAACCGTCCAAATGCAAGAATCAACCGAGCCGCTACAAGGACGAACAGCAAGGATATTATTCCGAACAACTGAAGGAAGAGGTGGAAGCTCATGCCAGCGGTCTTTGTGCAGAAAATCCGCAACCATATCAGTGAGCGAACGAACCAAACTAGAAGAGAGATTCAGCTGAGCAGCCACCGTCAGTACCAACCAGCGACCAGTCCAAAAACTCAACATCTCCCCATCACCAATGCTCCAAAAGCTGTCATTCAAGAGGGTTATATAAACCTCTTTAATCGAACTCCAAATAGAGGAGAAAATATGATAGCTTCTCACGGAACCTAAAGCATTCAAAAACGTTTTTTAAGAAGAGCAATTAAAAAATCATTGGAGGAAACAAAATCCCAAGCCAATTTTCCTAACATCACCATATTCATAACATGGAGATCACGTATACCAAGCCCCCCATATTTTAAAGGACGACAACAAAGATCCCATGGAGTAGTAATTAATTTTCTCTCAGAGATACAACCGGTCCAAATGAAATTACGAATGGCTCTTGTCATGAATTTAAGAAGACTTGATGGCCACTTATAAACAATAAAGGAGTGAATGAAGGAACTATTGATCACCGAATTAACCAGAGTCACTCGAGCTGCCATAGAGAGACTACGACCCTTCCATTTCGAAAAGGTAGCCAGAATCTTATCAGCAATTGGTTGAAGCATTTGTTTACGCGGAGCGCCAAAGAAAAGAGGAACACCTAAGTACATAAACGGGAGATTTCCAGGTCGGATATGAACAATATCAGAAAGAGTCGCAATTCTAGCAGTATTAATAGAAGGACTAAAGTAGGCTTCAGATTTATCCTAGCTGATGATTTGCCCAGAGATTTTCCCATAGAGTGTGAAAAAATCCCTGAGAGTTTTCATGTTTTGAACCGTAGCTTTACAAAACAACAAAGTGTCATCAGCATATAGAAAATGAGTAGGAAAGAAGACACTAGAGATGTATTCCGCAGGCTTTAATTTGCCTGTTTCAACCAACCGATTTAAATAACGACTCATATAATCCTCAGCAATAGCGAAAATAATGGGTGATAACGGATCCCCTTGCCTTACACCCCTCGAACAAGCAAAATAACTGTGCGCAGCACCTCCTGTCAAGATAGAAATTCTAGAAGAGGCAAATATATTAAGAATCCAGTCACGGAATTTTAAATCAAAACCAAAAGCTTCCAgtacatataaaataaaattccaaTCCATGGTATCGAAAGCTTTTCTGATATCCACTTTAAGCGCCATATTTCCGCCAAAACAACGTTTCTTAAGTAGATTAACTCCTTCCGACGCAGCAGCAATACAGTGATGTATACTGCGATCTTTGATAAAACCAAAttggtttttagaaacaattctGCAAGCAATATCCGATAAACGATCAACTAGAGTTTTAGTAATAAGCTTGAAGCAAAAATTACTCATGATGATTGGACGGAATTTTTCGATATCCACAGCACCATTTACTTTAGGAAGAAGAACCATCAAATTGGAATTAAGGCCAGGAATAATAGAACCAGAGGAGAAAAAGCTTTTCACAACAGCACAAATATCACTACCCACAATATCCCAAAAGGCCTTATAAAAGCTTCCCCCAAAGCCATCAGGGCCCGGAGCACTATCACTGTCCATGGAAAAAACTGTGGACCGAATCTCATCATTAGTGGGACAAAGAGTCAGAGCAGAATTTTCCTCAGCAGTAACCAGAGAAGGAATAATAGTGCGCACCTCGGAAAAATCCCTCAGGATGCTATTGTCAGCTTTAAACAAATTTGTGTAAAAATCCACAACATGAGA
The window above is part of the Euphorbia lathyris chromosome 3, ddEupLath1.1, whole genome shotgun sequence genome. Proteins encoded here:
- the LOC136223135 gene encoding small ribosomal subunit protein eS25y-like; the encoded protein is MAPKKEKAPPPSSKPAKSGGGKQKKKKWSKGKQKEKVNNMVLFDQATYDKLLSEAPKYKLITPSILSDRLRINGSLARRAIRELMARGLIRMVSAHASQQIYTRATNT